The following proteins are encoded in a genomic region of Sorangiineae bacterium MSr12523:
- a CDS encoding aldo/keto reductase — translation MITRKLGSKGPQVSALGLGCMGMSDLYGPADRTESIATIHAALDAGVTLFDTGDFYGMGDNELLLREAFRERPGSRDKAVISVKFGALRGPDGSWLGYDGRPAAVKNFIAYSLRRLDVKYIDVYRIARVDPAVPIEETVGAIADLVKAGYVRHVGLSEAGADTIRRAHATHPVSDLQIEYSLLSRSIESSILPTTRELGIGITAYGVLSRGLISGHWSKDRPVAKGDFRAVSPRFSGENLDRNLALVEALRRVAESKGTTVAPIAIAWVLSRGPDIVPLVGARRRERLTEALRSVDIALSADDLANIERAIPAGAAAGERYAASQMAHLDSEKR, via the coding sequence ATGATCACGCGCAAGCTCGGCTCCAAGGGTCCCCAAGTTTCGGCGCTCGGTTTGGGTTGCATGGGCATGTCGGATCTCTACGGTCCTGCGGACCGCACCGAGAGCATCGCGACGATCCACGCAGCCCTCGACGCCGGCGTGACTCTGTTCGATACCGGCGACTTCTACGGAATGGGCGACAACGAGCTTTTGCTTCGCGAGGCTTTCCGCGAGCGCCCCGGCTCGCGCGACAAGGCGGTCATCAGTGTGAAGTTCGGCGCGCTGCGCGGTCCCGATGGCAGCTGGCTCGGATACGACGGGCGCCCCGCCGCGGTGAAGAACTTCATCGCCTATTCGCTGCGCCGGCTGGACGTGAAATACATCGATGTATACCGCATCGCGCGCGTCGACCCGGCCGTGCCGATCGAGGAAACGGTGGGCGCGATTGCCGACTTGGTGAAAGCGGGATACGTGCGCCATGTGGGCCTTTCGGAGGCGGGCGCCGACACGATTCGCCGCGCCCATGCGACGCATCCGGTGTCGGATCTGCAAATCGAGTATTCACTCTTGTCGCGCAGCATCGAGAGTTCGATTCTGCCGACCACCCGCGAATTGGGCATCGGCATTACCGCCTACGGCGTGCTCTCCCGCGGTTTGATCAGCGGCCACTGGTCCAAGGACCGTCCCGTCGCCAAAGGCGATTTCCGCGCCGTGAGCCCGCGCTTCTCCGGCGAGAACTTGGACCGCAATTTGGCTTTGGTGGAAGCGTTGCGCCGCGTGGCGGAATCCAAGGGCACCACCGTCGCCCCCATCGCCATCGCCTGGGTTTTGTCCCGTGGCCCGGACATCGTGCCGCTGGTGGGCGCCCGCCGCCGCGAGCGCCTGACCGAGGCGCTCCGTTCAGTGGACATTGCATTGTCCGCGGACGACCTCGCGAACATCGAGCGCGCCATCCCCGCGGGTGCCGCCGCCGGCGAGCGGTATGCGGCGTCGCAGATGGCTCATTTGGATAGCGAGAAACGCTAA